The following nucleotide sequence is from Carassius gibelio isolate Cgi1373 ecotype wild population from Czech Republic chromosome A24, carGib1.2-hapl.c, whole genome shotgun sequence.
TATTTCTGACTTAATTGGCAGATACTTTGCAATTGTGGTCTTTAAGTTCCTGATTCTCATGATTGAAGAGGTCGGAGGAGACGATGCATTTCTCAGGCGCTCAGAGAATAAGTCATTAAAGATCAGCACGGGAccttgttgctgctgctgtccgTGTCTGCCAAACGTCCCCATCACACGGTAGGCAAACCTAAGAGTGTGCGAACCATTTCTTAGTGGTTGCTATGAATCTCAAAAAATCTGAATAGCCCACCCTCCTTTTATCTATGACCGGGGACTAGGGCCCGCTTGAGGGCCTCAGCAAACATCCAAGGTGGCCGCTATTTGCCTTATTGTAAGCTAAAATAACGAAAAATGTACTTTAACTCACCTCaccacttaattaattaattgattagttaattagttaattGATTTTAAGTGTTATTTCTAGACCTGGAAAAGTAAAgtcaattaataaaatcttaaaactCAGTGAGTATTTCTATAATTAGTATACAAGTTCCATAATATTTTATTAGGTAgaaagtttttttattaatttttttaagctaatgatttgttaaatgttttatactttagaaaaaaaaatactgatgtgGTCAATAGACCTTAGTTAGGGAAGTGccatatatatactgtgtaataatttttttttttttttttttttttttttttttgaatgatgtatAAAATATGGTGCATTCAGTTGATTGTTCTGTTGTTTAACAACACACCAATTGTTCAGTTGATGAAAATTCTATTAGGAAAAAAAACgttcaaaagtttaaaagttGTCCTGGACTGCCGAatcctcacagcctcattttccaTGTTAAATTcgacataaaaataatatttcaaagcagcttcacagttttaaacaggaaaaaaacagtattaaaattcTTCACTTAACTGAATACAATTTCAGCTGTAAAGTAGCTCTAAAAAGGCAATAGCATATCCATTCAACTCactttagttaaaaaataaagttactcAAAACAAGCTTATTTCAGCCATAAGCAGCTCTACAGAGCTCAAGCTggttaaatgttgatttaattcagttcagtaacagtgtcaGTGTTGCAGAGTTCATCAATTATGAGAGTTAACTGTCATTATTCAGTTCAATTTCATTCAAATTTTGTTCACATCTAATAGTGTCAGTGCAGTCAATATGAACATCCTGCACAGGAGCCTGtatagaaataaatgaataattcatatTAACTAAATTACGCCTGCATGTTATAGTCATTCTTAAACTAGCATCTGAAGTTTGCCATGAATTGCCCATATCTTCGACTGGATGGCGACAGGATGAGTGCACCTCTGGCCATTCAACTCTTCTGCAAACAAGAGGTCTTTATCATACTTAGTGGATAACCTAAATTGGGCACCTCCGGGCCGTTGCACTCTTTGCTATCTGGGAGAAGGGAGCCGTTTGCAGCTCCTGGAATCACTGTAAGACTTCCCCTATCAAACTCATCATAAACAGTGTTGAGTTTGATGCGATACCTGTGGGTGGGCTCATGTGATGTGGAATGTCAAATCTGAAAAACCACCTTTTTTAATTTCCTTCAAATATTGTGCTTTGCTTTTTCAGACGATCTCTGTTCATATTGAAACTGGGGTCCTACCAGTTTGCGCTGTTGAAATTGGTCTTAACCATCCTTTCTATAGTCCTCTGGACGAATGGAAACTTCAGTTTAGCTGAGGTAAGTATTGAATGTGCAGTTATTTCaatacatcattttatttttacagcattACAGCATTTCTTTCTCTGGTCTGTAGGTTTCATCCACTGGAGCAGCCATATGGATAAACTCCTTTATAGGCGTTCTCACCATTATCGCCCTTTGGCCTGTTGCAATCATGTTCATGCATGTGCGAGAGGCATTACGCACCCTTAAAATGGTCCCTAAATATGCCATGTATCAGGTATTTATTCCTTACAATTTTTAGAACATCCTTGGTGTTTAGTATTGCTGGAATGAGTGTTACCAGAGATTCAACAAAAATTACATCTACCCATAGTTGGTGCTGATTCTCAGCCAGCTGCAAACTGCTGTCATCAACATACTGGCAATGAACGGGACTATTGCCTGCGCACCACCCTACACGTCCCAGGCCCGTGGATACAGTGAGTACTATCATGTGGCAGAATGTAAAATAACAATCCTGTTAAATTATCAAAGAGCAC
It contains:
- the slc51a gene encoding organic solute transporter subunit alpha is translated as MEMSNFTLFDPRCRQEAPFAIAVIMQLDIFGIVLFSVLTLMATVSMLVFIEECIYIYKKVPPNKKSVIIWVTGAAPVIATMSCLGMWVPRATMFTDMTSATYFAIVVFKFLILMIEEVGGDDAFLRRSENKSLKISTGPCCCCCPCLPNVPITRRSLFILKLGSYQFALLKLVLTILSIVLWTNGNFSLAEVSSTGAAIWINSFIGVLTIIALWPVAIMFMHVREALRTLKMVPKYAMYQLVLILSQLQTAVINILAMNGTIACAPPYTSQARGYMMSQQLLIVEMFIITLVTRVLYRRQYDPIPDLDDVEETKTVLTPLKVVEIA